One region of Flavobacterium pisciphilum genomic DNA includes:
- a CDS encoding fasciclin domain-containing protein, whose amino-acid sequence MKTKNILTAAIFALVFGATSFAQKSVMVGGAAMYPNKNIIENAVNSKDHTTLVAAVKAAGLVETLEGKGPFTVFAPTNEAFNKLPKGTVETLLKPENIKTLQNILTYHVVAGKMNASDVAKAIKMGGGKATLKTVSGGTLTAWMKGKDLYISDESGNKAKVTIADVNQSNGVIHVIDTVLLPKK is encoded by the coding sequence ATGAAAACTAAAAACATTTTAACAGCAGCAATTTTTGCATTAGTATTTGGAGCAACTTCTTTCGCTCAAAAATCAGTTATGGTTGGTGGAGCAGCAATGTACCCAAACAAAAATATTATTGAAAATGCAGTAAACTCAAAAGACCATACTACATTGGTAGCAGCAGTAAAAGCAGCTGGCTTAGTAGAAACTTTAGAAGGAAAAGGTCCATTTACTGTTTTTGCACCAACAAATGAGGCATTTAATAAATTGCCAAAAGGTACAGTTGAAACATTATTGAAACCTGAAAATATTAAAACGTTGCAAAATATCTTAACCTACCATGTTGTGGCAGGAAAAATGAATGCATCGGATGTTGCTAAAGCAATAAAAATGGGTGGTGGTAAAGCTACACTTAAAACAGTTAGCGGTGGAACTCTTACAGCTTGGATGAAAGGAAAAGATTTATACATAAGTGATGAGAGTGGAAACAAAGCAAAAGTTACAATTGCTGACGTAAACCAGTCTAATGGTGTAATTCATGTAATTGATACTGTATTGCTGCCAAAAAAATAA
- a CDS encoding GNAT family N-acetyltransferase has protein sequence MDTAILKTNITLENERVLLIPFESIRNIELKEIIYNDDIWRYMGMYVNDDTDFENYIESTIKQKEAGICYPFLIIDKLTNKVAGSTRYGYLNIANQKCEIGWTWYGKAFQGTGLNKACKHELLKFGFESIGFKRIQFSADSENLKSQRAIEKLGAQKEGVFRNNYIDADGKSKDDVYYSVIQEDWDKLKVSNFSEFN, from the coding sequence ATGGATACTGCAATTTTAAAAACCAATATCACACTTGAAAACGAGAGAGTTCTTTTAATTCCCTTTGAAAGCATTAGAAATATTGAACTCAAAGAGATAATCTATAACGACGATATCTGGAGATACATGGGAATGTATGTAAATGACGATACCGATTTTGAGAATTATATCGAAAGTACAATCAAGCAAAAAGAAGCAGGAATTTGTTATCCATTTCTTATTATTGATAAGCTTACAAATAAAGTAGCAGGAAGCACACGTTATGGATATCTAAATATTGCAAATCAAAAATGCGAAATTGGATGGACATGGTATGGGAAAGCATTTCAAGGAACAGGTTTAAATAAAGCTTGCAAACACGAACTTTTAAAATTTGGTTTTGAAAGCATTGGTTTCAAGCGAATACAGTTTAGTGCTGATTCAGAGAATTTAAAATCTCAAAGAGCAATCGAAAAACTCGGAGCTCAAAAAGAAGGTGTTTTTAGAAATAATTATATTGATGCTGATGGAAAAAGTAAAGACGATGTTTATTATAGCGTCATCCAAGAAGATTGGGACAAATTAAAAGTTTCTAACTTCTCAGAATTCAATTAA
- a CDS encoding BlaI/MecI/CopY family transcriptional regulator: protein MQKLTNKEEEIMHILWKLNKAFVKEIQAEITEDQPHYNTLSTIVRNLEDKGFVAHTPFGNTHQYYPVVTLKEYSKRFMNTAIDNYFNSSYKNMVSFFAKEEKISANELREILEMIENKKQ from the coding sequence ATGCAAAAGTTAACCAATAAAGAAGAAGAGATAATGCATATTTTATGGAAGCTAAACAAAGCTTTTGTAAAGGAAATCCAAGCCGAAATCACCGAGGATCAACCGCATTACAACACACTATCGACCATTGTGAGAAACTTGGAAGACAAAGGTTTTGTGGCACATACTCCTTTTGGAAATACACATCAATACTATCCTGTTGTAACCTTAAAAGAGTATAGCAAGCGTTTTATGAATACAGCAATTGACAATTATTTTAATAGTTCGTATAAGAATATGGTTTCCTTTTTTGCTAAAGAAGAAAAAATTTCAGCCAACGAACTACGTGAAATACTGGAAATGATCGAAAACAAAAAACAATAA
- a CDS encoding acyl-CoA thioesterase gives MVSFSKELSFRWSDLDPNFHLRHSAYYDFGAQHRIEILEKLGLTLRVMQEQSFGPVLFREECVFRKEIKLSDKIAIHTKTSKMKPDGSRWSIIHEFINEEGKLCATITVDGAWMDTKLRKLASPTPAIAIEALSIFPKSEDFVGL, from the coding sequence ATGGTTTCATTTAGTAAAGAATTATCTTTCCGTTGGTCAGATCTAGACCCTAATTTTCACTTACGACATAGCGCTTATTATGATTTTGGTGCGCAACATCGTATCGAAATTTTAGAAAAACTAGGTTTAACTCTAAGAGTAATGCAAGAACAAAGCTTTGGTCCAGTTCTTTTTAGAGAAGAATGTGTTTTTAGAAAAGAAATAAAGCTTTCAGATAAAATAGCTATTCATACCAAAACTTCAAAAATGAAACCTGATGGATCTCGCTGGTCAATCATACACGAATTTATCAATGAAGAAGGCAAGCTTTGCGCAACAATTACTGTTGACGGTGCTTGGATGGATACAAAGCTAAGAAAACTAGCTTCGCCTACCCCAGCAATTGCAATAGAGGCTTTGAGTATTTTTCCAAAAAGTGAAGATTTTGTAGGGTTATAA
- a CDS encoding SMI1/KNR4 family protein: MDAEKYIAGLKKAYFDNNAKETWEHFEKIKHGASKEDIEKLKEVFPNITDTLIMLLEYVDGTYWREYAGEEITLYFLGSDIQEYPYYLLSSKEIIENQNLAINYYSDFIERKYDEVAIDEKITNKIGELKWLHFSDCINNGGTSKLFIDFSPSEKGKKGQVVRFLHDPDEFSVIADSFEEYLKKVMDNGYNFINEDIAD; the protein is encoded by the coding sequence ATGGACGCAGAAAAATATATAGCAGGACTAAAAAAGGCATATTTTGACAACAATGCGAAAGAGACTTGGGAGCATTTTGAAAAAATTAAACACGGCGCAAGTAAGGAAGATATTGAAAAACTGAAAGAAGTATTTCCTAATATCACTGACACATTGATTATGCTGCTTGAATATGTAGATGGAACCTATTGGAGAGAATATGCAGGAGAGGAAATTACTCTTTATTTTCTTGGTTCTGATATTCAAGAATACCCGTATTATTTGTTATCATCCAAAGAAATTATAGAAAATCAAAATCTCGCTATCAACTATTATTCAGATTTCATAGAAAGAAAATATGATGAAGTAGCGATTGATGAAAAAATAACAAATAAAATCGGCGAGCTAAAATGGCTTCATTTTTCTGATTGCATAAATAATGGAGGGACATCAAAACTATTTATAGATTTTAGCCCATCCGAAAAAGGAAAAAAAGGTCAAGTAGTGAGGTTTTTACATGACCCAGACGAATTTAGTGTAATAGCAGACAGCTTTGAAGAATACTTAAAAAAAGTAATGGATAATGGATATAATTTCATCAACGAAGATATTGCTGATTAA
- a CDS encoding SsrA-binding protein: MYKILAQINKLILPSFTKQGLDVTKAKKWQMAIIGYRYFVTARALG, encoded by the coding sequence ATGTACAAAATTCTAGCACAGATAAATAAATTAATTTTACCCAGTTTTACCAAGCAAGGTCTTGATGTAACTAAGGCTAAGAAATGGCAAATGGCAATAATTGGCTACCGTTATTTTGTTACAGCACGCGCTCTAGGATAA
- a CDS encoding mechanosensitive ion channel family protein, which yields MINLIKDFRLIVAIAIILVITIVLSAIVDKLFMRFIRRRLGVNNFDSTGYKFLKHLVITVIYILGISFALIQIPEFKVIGHSLLAGAGVISVIAGLASQQALSNIMSGIFLVVFKPFRINDKITINNFSGVVEDINLRQVVLKDMENNRIIIPNSVISNQIILNTNMNDSKCCKIIEIGIGYDSDIDKALEIMKEEVAKHPLFIDTRTAANKKNNTPLVIARVVALKDSSVNLKVWAWAKDATDGFVLYCDLLYSIKKRFDAEKIEIPFPQQVITLKKED from the coding sequence ATGATAAACCTAATAAAAGACTTTCGATTAATAGTTGCAATTGCAATAATACTGGTTATTACAATCGTATTGAGCGCTATTGTTGACAAGCTTTTTATGCGTTTTATTCGCCGTCGATTAGGTGTTAACAATTTTGATAGTACAGGATATAAGTTCTTAAAACATTTAGTCATTACTGTAATCTACATATTGGGGATTTCATTTGCATTAATTCAAATTCCAGAGTTTAAAGTTATCGGGCATTCTTTACTTGCTGGTGCAGGAGTAATTTCGGTCATTGCAGGTCTAGCCTCACAACAGGCCCTAAGCAATATTATGAGCGGAATATTCTTAGTTGTTTTTAAGCCTTTCAGGATAAACGATAAAATTACTATCAATAATTTTAGTGGTGTTGTTGAAGATATCAATTTAAGGCAAGTGGTTTTAAAAGACATGGAGAATAATCGTATTATTATTCCAAATTCAGTTATAAGCAATCAGATTATTCTAAATACAAATATGAATGATTCCAAATGCTGTAAAATTATCGAAATTGGTATCGGTTATGATTCAGACATTGATAAAGCATTAGAGATAATGAAAGAAGAAGTCGCCAAACATCCACTATTTATTGATACTCGAACTGCTGCAAACAAAAAAAATAATACACCACTAGTCATAGCGAGAGTTGTAGCCCTTAAAGATTCAAGTGTAAACTTAAAAGTTTGGGCTTGGGCCAAAGATGCAACAGATGGGTTTGTTCTTTATTGTGATTTATTATACAGTATAAAAAAACGTTTTGATGCCGAAAAAATAGAGATACCATTTCCGCAACAAGTAATTACATTAAAAAAAGAAGACTAA
- a CDS encoding nuclear transport factor 2 family protein: protein MKKIIVVLITIVSLIACNNQNTQNMDSKNTELVKQYFTHFNNHDWKKMSEMYIPTAEFKDPSLGNGIVKQTRAEIEKKYSELNHIFPDVTDKVIQIYPSGENHVIVEFVSSGTAEDGSTFELPICTIFTIENGLITKDFTYYDNFEEQE, encoded by the coding sequence ATGAAAAAAATAATCGTAGTTCTAATAACAATTGTATCATTAATAGCATGTAATAATCAAAACACACAAAATATGGATTCTAAAAATACCGAATTAGTCAAACAGTATTTTACACATTTCAATAATCACGATTGGAAAAAAATGTCCGAGATGTATATTCCAACTGCTGAGTTTAAAGATCCTTCTTTAGGAAATGGAATCGTAAAACAAACCCGTGCCGAAATAGAAAAAAAATACAGTGAGTTAAACCACATATTCCCAGATGTAACGGATAAAGTAATTCAAATATACCCATCAGGAGAAAATCATGTCATTGTAGAGTTTGTTTCTAGCGGAACAGCTGAAGATGGTTCTACATTCGAATTACCAATTTGTACCATTTTCACTATCGAAAACGGATTGATAACAAAGGATTTTACCTATTACGACAATTTCGAAGAGCAAGAATAA
- a CDS encoding M56 family metallopeptidase yields the protein MEAIFIYILKTSGLITLFYLAYYILLRKETFFNGNRWFLLSGLITSIVLPFIIYTKTVWVAPASASNNDNYQIFTPQVNTDIPFQIDWNLTLIAIYSTGFLILLIKFAIDFYSLNSVIKGKKTQQQADFKFIDTKESIAPFSYFDYIVYNSSLYSPLELESIIEHEKVHSEQNHTVDVLISRVFCILFWFNPIIWLYKKAILQNLEFIADSEAAQKISDKKAYQYTLLKITTHENCVAITNHFYQSLIKKRIIMLNKNQSKKRNSWKFYVVIPALVAFVLLFQIEVIAKEKESKTEPVKEISKEAAKEKVTSMDVYKIKKNTTDQELKVLAETIKQKHNIDAVFSDVNRDSQNQLTAIKVELKKGTELEKTFLINENKAIKNCGILVITYDDNTKKILFTTDDNINKAKLVEDLKNESFTENSKAESKDNKSFTTTNNNTNKTVSISIQSKGDKDIVVTNSITTQVNTDTKTGSTIKITDTKTGANFKVTSPKDGASKNAEQLIIVDGVIQSDQISLDDLDAQNIKSMSVYKGADAIAKYGSQGQNGVIEIETKK from the coding sequence ATGGAAGCAATTTTTATCTATATTCTTAAAACTAGTGGATTAATCACCCTATTCTATTTGGCATATTACATTTTATTGCGGAAAGAAACTTTTTTTAATGGCAATAGATGGTTTTTGCTATCTGGATTAATTACTTCCATTGTATTACCCTTTATAATTTACACCAAAACAGTTTGGGTTGCCCCTGCTTCGGCTTCAAATAACGATAATTATCAAATTTTCACTCCTCAGGTCAATACAGATATACCTTTTCAAATTGATTGGAATCTTACACTAATAGCTATTTATAGTACAGGGTTTCTAATTCTATTGATAAAATTTGCTATTGATTTCTATAGTTTAAATTCAGTAATAAAAGGCAAGAAAACACAACAACAAGCTGACTTTAAATTTATAGATACAAAAGAAAGCATTGCTCCTTTCTCTTACTTTGACTATATTGTATACAACTCATCACTGTATAGCCCTTTGGAACTAGAAAGTATCATTGAACATGAAAAAGTACATAGTGAGCAAAATCATACTGTAGACGTTTTAATATCGAGAGTCTTTTGCATACTATTTTGGTTCAACCCAATTATTTGGCTATACAAAAAAGCCATTCTACAAAATCTTGAATTTATAGCAGACAGTGAAGCTGCTCAAAAAATATCAGACAAAAAAGCATATCAATACACCCTTTTAAAAATAACAACACATGAAAATTGTGTTGCAATCACCAATCATTTTTATCAATCATTAATCAAAAAACGAATCATTATGTTAAACAAAAATCAATCAAAAAAGAGAAATTCTTGGAAGTTTTATGTTGTAATTCCAGCATTAGTGGCTTTTGTACTTTTATTTCAAATAGAAGTAATTGCAAAAGAAAAGGAATCAAAAACAGAACCAGTAAAAGAAATTTCAAAAGAAGCTGCTAAAGAAAAAGTTACGTCAATGGATGTATACAAAATCAAAAAAAACACAACAGATCAGGAGCTAAAAGTACTAGCAGAAACCATTAAGCAAAAACACAATATTGATGCAGTTTTCTCTGATGTAAATCGCGACTCACAAAACCAACTAACTGCTATTAAAGTAGAATTAAAAAAAGGTACTGAATTAGAAAAAACGTTTCTAATCAATGAAAATAAAGCTATCAAAAACTGTGGGATTCTTGTAATAACTTATGATGATAACACCAAAAAGATTCTTTTCACCACCGACGATAATATTAATAAGGCTAAACTGGTGGAAGATTTAAAAAATGAATCATTTACTGAGAATTCAAAAGCTGAATCAAAAGATAATAAAAGCTTTACTACTACAAATAACAATACTAATAAAACCGTTAGTATCAGCATTCAATCTAAAGGGGATAAAGATATTGTTGTAACTAATAGTATAACTACGCAGGTGAATACAGATACCAAAACAGGATCTACAATCAAAATAACAGATACTAAAACTGGAGCCAATTTCAAAGTAACTTCTCCAAAAGATGGTGCCTCTAAAAATGCAGAACAATTAATAATTGTAGATGGAGTAATACAATCAGACCAAATTTCCCTTGACGATCTTGATGCACAGAATATCAAATCAATGAGTGTCTACAAGGGTGCAGACGCAATAGCTAAATATGGTAGTCAAGGTCAAAATGGTGTAATTGAAATTGAAACCAAAAAATAA
- a CDS encoding BlaI/MecI/CopY family transcriptional regulator, translated as MQKLTNKEEEIMHILWKLNKAFVKEIQAEITEDQPHYNTLSTIVRNLEEKGFVAHTPFGNTHQYYPVVTLKEYSKRFMNTAIDNYFNSSYKNMVSFFAKEEKISADELREILDMIENKK; from the coding sequence ATGCAAAAGTTAACCAATAAAGAAGAAGAGATAATGCACATTTTATGGAAGCTAAACAAAGCTTTCGTAAAAGAAATCCAAGCTGAAATCACTGAGGATCAACCGCATTACAACACGCTATCTACCATTGTGAGAAACTTAGAAGAAAAAGGTTTTGTAGCACATACTCCTTTTGGAAACACACATCAATACTACCCTGTTGTAACTTTAAAAGAGTATAGCAAGCGTTTTATGAATACAGCAATTGACAATTATTTTAATAGTTCGTATAAAAATATGGTCTCCTTTTTTGCTAAAGAAGAAAAAATTTCTGCAGACGAATTACGCGAAATATTAGATATGATCGAAAACAAAAAATAA
- a CDS encoding M56 family metallopeptidase, translated as MEAIFIYIIKTSGLITLFYLAYHILLRKETFFTSNRWFLLSGLITSIVLPFVVYTKIIWVASTTSATPVNFTAPINATQTIPVEQNWLDTHLNLCLVLLYVSIITLLLLKFVFDFYSLKRVIKGKTIQNQADFKFVDISENIAPFSFFSYIVYNSSLYNPTELENILEHEKIHSEQNHTTDVLIARMFCIVFWFNPIIWLYKKAILQNLEFIADAEALKKIADKKAYQYTLLKITTHENCVAITNHFYQSLIKKRIVMLNKNQSKKKNYWKYALILPLLGAFVFLFQVKVIAQEKESKTAAVENVKSDQKNFLIYNIKKNTTDKELDEITQKLKESHEIIIAFSEVKRNSDHELIGIKVDIKRINGKSQIMQINGNEAIKPFGVVVTKNSDGSKTVNLQIDEKIHQPVDMTENQIDQEDYNIDEERPVPPTPPTPPNVPNFPNGPMPVANVDLSKMPKAPMHPLNVNDEKAMKKFNKEMAEFSKKMESFQPDMSSYEKEVEAVMAKREAIYEKEMAKFDIEMKKFDLGMKEFDKEMKKFNRDMEKYNKQVLKLEK; from the coding sequence ATGGAGGCAATTTTCATTTATATTATTAAAACTAGCGGATTAATCACCCTATTTTATTTGGCGTATCACATTTTATTGCGAAAAGAAACATTTTTTACTAGTAATAGATGGTTTTTATTATCGGGACTAATCACTTCGATTGTATTGCCTTTTGTTGTCTATACTAAGATCATTTGGGTTGCCTCCACCACTAGCGCTACTCCAGTAAATTTTACTGCACCAATAAATGCAACTCAAACAATTCCAGTAGAACAGAATTGGCTTGACACCCATTTAAATTTATGTTTAGTTCTATTATATGTTTCAATCATCACTTTGTTATTACTAAAATTTGTTTTCGATTTTTATAGCTTAAAAAGAGTTATTAAAGGAAAAACCATTCAAAATCAAGCCGATTTTAAGTTTGTGGATATTTCAGAAAACATTGCTCCATTTTCTTTCTTCAGTTACATTGTGTACAACTCATCACTGTACAACCCTACTGAACTAGAAAACATTCTTGAGCATGAGAAAATTCACAGCGAACAAAATCACACCACCGATGTATTGATTGCAAGGATGTTTTGTATTGTATTCTGGTTCAATCCAATTATTTGGCTATACAAAAAAGCTATCCTGCAAAATCTAGAATTCATTGCCGATGCTGAGGCCTTGAAAAAAATAGCCGATAAAAAGGCGTATCAATACACACTTTTAAAAATAACAACACATGAAAATTGTGTTGCAATCACCAATCATTTTTATCAATCATTAATCAAAAAACGAATCGTCATGTTAAACAAAAATCAATCAAAAAAGAAAAATTACTGGAAGTATGCTTTAATACTTCCATTATTAGGGGCATTTGTATTCTTATTTCAAGTAAAAGTAATTGCACAAGAAAAAGAATCAAAAACAGCAGCAGTTGAAAATGTAAAATCAGATCAGAAAAATTTTCTTATTTACAATATTAAAAAGAACACAACGGATAAAGAACTAGATGAAATTACTCAAAAACTAAAAGAAAGTCATGAGATAATAATTGCATTTTCAGAAGTAAAAAGAAATTCTGACCATGAACTAATAGGAATAAAAGTCGACATAAAAAGGATAAATGGAAAATCACAAATAATGCAAATTAATGGTAATGAAGCAATAAAACCTTTTGGTGTTGTTGTAACAAAAAATAGTGACGGTAGCAAAACTGTCAATTTACAGATTGATGAAAAAATACATCAACCAGTTGATATGACAGAAAATCAAATTGATCAAGAGGATTACAATATTGATGAAGAGCGTCCTGTACCGCCAACGCCACCAACACCACCCAATGTTCCAAACTTCCCTAATGGTCCAATGCCGGTTGCAAATGTTGATTTATCAAAAATGCCAAAAGCACCAATGCATCCACTGAATGTAAATGATGAGAAAGCAATGAAAAAATTCAACAAAGAAATGGCTGAATTTAGCAAAAAGATGGAAAGCTTTCAACCAGATATGTCTAGTTATGAAAAAGAAGTCGAAGCTGTAATGGCTAAACGTGAAGCGATTTATGAAAAAGAAATGGCCAAATTCGACATTGAAATGAAAAAATTTGATCTAGGTATGAAGGAATTTGACAAAGAAATGAAAAAATTCAATCGTGATATGGAAAAATACAACAAACAAGTACTAAAGCTTGAAAAATAA
- the dnaK gene encoding molecular chaperone DnaK, with translation MGKIIGIDLGTTNSCVSVMEGNEAVVIPNAEGKRTTPSIIAFVEGGEIKVGDPAKRQAVTNPTKTIASIKRFMGHTFAETTNEAKRVSYKVVKGDNNTPRVDIDGRLYTAQELSAMTLQKMKKTAEDYLGQTVTEAVITVPAYFNDAQRQATKEAGEIAGLKVMRIINEPTAAALAYGLDKKGTDQKIAVYDLGGGTFDISVLELGDGVFEVLSTNGDTHLGGDDFDHEIIDWLADEFKAEEGIDLRLDPMSLQRLKEAAEKAKIELSSASETEINLPYVTATASGPKHLVKKLSRAQFEKLTDSLVKRSMEPVAKALKDAGLTTSDIDEVILVGGSTRMPRIAEEVEKFFGKKASKGVNPDEVVAIGAAIQGGVLSGDVKDVLLLDVTPLSLGIETMGGVLTKLIESNTTIPTKKSQVFSTAADSQPSVEIHVLQGERAMAADNKTIGRFHLDGIPPAPRGVPQIEVTFDIDANGIIKVSATDKGTGKSHDIRIEASSGLTAEEIEKMKKDAEANADADKIAKERAEKLNEADSMIFQTETQLKELGSKLADDHKVAVEYALTELRMAHQSQDIPAIQTALDNINAAWKTATEAMYAQGEQGQQAAQPQGGEPQGDNVEDVEFEEVK, from the coding sequence ATGGGTAAAATAATCGGAATTGATTTAGGGACTACGAACTCTTGTGTTTCTGTAATGGAAGGTAACGAAGCAGTTGTTATTCCTAATGCAGAAGGAAAAAGAACTACACCATCTATCATCGCTTTTGTTGAAGGTGGAGAAATTAAAGTAGGAGATCCTGCAAAAAGACAAGCGGTAACGAATCCTACAAAAACGATTGCTTCTATTAAACGTTTTATGGGACACACTTTTGCTGAAACTACAAATGAAGCAAAAAGAGTATCATACAAAGTAGTAAAAGGTGACAACAATACTCCACGTGTGGATATTGATGGTCGTTTATATACTGCTCAAGAATTGTCTGCAATGACTCTTCAAAAAATGAAAAAAACTGCTGAAGACTATTTAGGTCAAACAGTAACTGAAGCAGTTATTACTGTTCCTGCTTACTTTAATGATGCACAACGTCAAGCTACAAAAGAAGCTGGTGAAATTGCAGGTCTTAAAGTTATGCGTATCATCAATGAGCCAACTGCAGCTGCACTTGCTTATGGATTAGATAAAAAAGGAACTGATCAAAAAATTGCTGTTTACGATTTAGGTGGAGGTACATTTGATATTTCTGTTCTTGAATTAGGAGACGGAGTTTTCGAAGTATTGTCTACAAACGGTGATACTCACTTAGGTGGAGATGACTTTGACCACGAAATTATTGACTGGTTAGCTGACGAATTCAAAGCTGAAGAAGGTATCGACTTACGTCTTGACCCAATGTCATTACAACGTTTGAAAGAAGCTGCTGAGAAAGCTAAGATTGAATTGTCTTCTGCTTCAGAAACTGAAATCAACTTACCATACGTTACAGCTACGGCTTCTGGACCAAAACACTTAGTGAAAAAATTGTCTAGAGCTCAATTCGAAAAATTAACTGATTCTTTAGTAAAACGTTCTATGGAGCCTGTTGCTAAAGCATTAAAAGATGCTGGTTTAACTACATCTGATATTGACGAAGTTATTCTTGTTGGAGGTTCTACTCGTATGCCAAGAATTGCTGAAGAAGTTGAAAAATTCTTCGGTAAAAAAGCATCTAAAGGAGTTAACCCTGATGAGGTTGTTGCAATTGGAGCAGCTATTCAAGGTGGTGTATTATCTGGAGATGTAAAAGATGTATTGTTACTTGACGTTACACCTTTATCTTTAGGTATCGAAACTATGGGTGGTGTATTGACTAAATTAATTGAGTCTAATACTACAATTCCAACTAAAAAATCACAAGTTTTCTCAACTGCTGCTGATTCTCAACCATCTGTTGAAATTCACGTATTGCAAGGTGAAAGAGCTATGGCTGCTGATAACAAAACTATCGGTCGTTTCCATTTAGATGGTATTCCACCAGCACCAAGAGGAGTTCCTCAAATCGAGGTTACTTTTGATATTGATGCAAATGGTATCATCAAAGTTTCTGCAACTGATAAAGGAACAGGAAAATCTCATGATATCCGTATCGAAGCTTCTTCTGGATTAACAGCTGAAGAAATCGAAAAAATGAAAAAAGATGCAGAAGCTAATGCTGATGCTGATAAAATAGCAAAAGAAAGAGCTGAGAAATTAAACGAAGCTGACAGCATGATTTTCCAAACTGAAACTCAATTGAAAGAGTTAGGAAGCAAATTAGCTGACGATCATAAAGTTGCTGTTGAGTACGCTTTAACTGAATTGAGAATGGCTCACCAATCTCAAGACATTCCAGCTATTCAAACTGCTCTTGACAACATTAATGCAGCTTGGAAAACAGCTACAGAAGCAATGTATGCTCAAGGAGAACAAGGTCAACAAGCAGCTCAACCACAAGGTGGAGAGCCTCAAGGAGACAATGTTGAAGACGTTGAATTCGAAGAAGTAAAATAA